A stretch of the Plodia interpunctella isolate USDA-ARS_2022_Savannah chromosome Z, ilPloInte3.2, whole genome shotgun sequence genome encodes the following:
- the LOC128683300 gene encoding uncharacterized protein LOC128683300 isoform X1: MILKTMLFKLFFFCSCIAATIAINRPVYKVLLTQKGYAQFLQYDLETPPLIEFTFCTWVRLYNLANEQTFFTYIVNGNKNMVRLWVDPGGRNVQLAINGWLATTSPIEMTKDVWKHVCVSYQSDYGAWALYVDARLVTCGASQALHGFVLPPGGSVNIGYGTSDNGVPSGVEGEIFGANMILISTIERNYTMKQNPRFRQRHFLQNRIKKNRAEADNYIILNDLRENKIQNNFNSPNNPTFSGINFTTHQTTQEGSAETSNEREILDFAIPGRIRATTDSNNIQFWHLFEYGKENKLQRNKELHSAPTVDLPTVSEFETPPPPSVENTLRPRQKQKPGEKSNDTYTVKQTNQKNSQRVQSSFEVLEIETPPPPQDDNKVYGQWVSSKFAGSVFNHLRNIRFNKKELQPHPTISLPKLSDAYPYASEFQLTKLKPPVEFERRNLGVNSLYPDIFTKRRPQYNVQVLEDDIREKIIKAHSRLKAKNINVVSKGESKLTHDRFYRAAKYESSESTETIPVSKIPRPFKRPTNSRRPNEIQSSTNIKNQNFKNLLTALPFLKSIGDLIDDSEKLESNNEFKNDVYTRSLSNGNKWHNTKSYSNDYTPRHVNVDSKTQQDNLESKLANADNKHPAIKLKYKYQGRNQNETPMKHGQNLAKSVSSQAEIGLTKAQNLDSVSIQKYIYESLDDKNEHSYKTKAKNLDSINNFNKHVKIGNALNELPVIGRNEMQKKRSFEGGDARVPDINRYRSDIDKEFGNVPPSISPKVCKNVELYDRVLYIQPDESVDLTYFLSPVKLKNHAIEFIQQNYKMCSLDNSIFEKDPLLYLDWSRTPLRLFGGAYLQTTTDLCGFF, from the exons ATGATATT AAAAACTATGCTgttcaaattgtttttcttttgttcgTGTATCGCCGCTACGATCGCAATCAACCGCCCTGTATACAAGGTTCTCCTCACGCAGAAGGGGTATGCCCAA TTCCTACAATACGATTTGGAGACTCCGCCATTGATCGAGTTTACTTTCTGCACGTGGGTCCGTCTGTACAATCTCGCTAATGAACAGACCTTCTTCACTTACATCG tgaaCGGGAATAAGAATATGGTACGGCTGTGGGTGGACCCTGGAGGACGGAATGTGCAGCTAGCGATTAACGGCTGGCTGGCGACTACGTCTCCCATTGAGATGACGAAAGACGTGTGGAAACATGTCTGTGTGTCCTACCAGTCGGACTACGGCGCTTGGGCTCTCTATGTCGACGCCAGACTGGTCACATGTGGTGCTTCTCAGGCA CTACACGGCTTCGTACTGCCACCTGGGGGTAGCGTAAATATTGGATATGGTACTTCAGACAACG GAGTACCCAGCGGCGTGGAGGGAGAAATATTTGGCGCAAACATGATCCTAATATCAACAATAGAAAGAAATTATACAATGAAGCAGAATCCTAGATTTAGACAAAGACACTTCTtacaaaatagaataaaaaagaacagGGCTGAAGCAGACAATTACATAATACTTAACGATCTTagagaaaacaaaatacagaataattttaatagtccAAACAATCCTACATTTTCAGGTATAAACTTTACTACTCACCAAACGACTCAAGAAGGCTCAGCCGAAACATCAAATGAAAGagaaattttagattttgctATTCCTGGCCGAATAAGAGCTACAACCGACTCtaataacatacaattttggCATTTGTTTGAATATggcaaagaaaacaaattacagCGAAATAAGGAGCTTCACAGTGCACCAACTGTAGACCTTCCGACCGTGTCCGAGTTTGAAACACCTCCTCCACCCAGCGTTGAAAATACTTTACGTCCAAGGCAGAAACAAAAACCAGGAGAAAAATCAAATGATACTTATACAGTTAAACAAACTAATCAGAAAAATTCTCAAAGAGTCCAAAGTTCTTTTGAAGTTTTGGAAATTGAAACTCCTCCGCCACCTCAGGACGATAACAAAGTATACGGGCAGTGGGTGAGTTCCAAGTTTGCTGGTAGTGTGTTCAATCATCTAAGGAATATCCGgtttaacaaaaaagaattacaACCGCATCCGACTATCTCCCTACCCAAGTTATCTGATGCATATCCTTATGCATCTGAATTTCAATTAACCAAACTGAAACCACCTGTAGAATTCGAAAGACGGAATTTAGGAGTTAATTCATTATATCCCGATATATTCACTAAACGGCGACCGCAGTATAATGTACAAGTATTAGAAGACGATATAAGAGAAAAGATTATCAAGGCACATTCCAgattaaaagcaaaaaatatcaatgtcGTTAGTAAAGGTGAATCAAAACTTACCCACGACAGATTTTACAGAGCAGCTAAATACGAATCTTCCGAAAGCACTGAAACTATTCCAGTATCAAAGATACCGCGACCATTTAAAAGGCCAACAAATTCGAGAAGACCCAATGAAATTCAAAGcagtacaaatattaaaaatcagaattttaaaaatcttttgacGGCACtgccttttttaaaatctataggGGACTTAATAGATGATTCGGAAAAATTAGAATCAAACAATGAATTTAAGAATGACGTGTATACACGCAGTTTATCGAATGGGAATAAGTGGCATAATACAAAGTCCTACAGTAATGATTATACACCGCGACATGTTAATGTAGATTCCAAAACACAGCAAGACAATTTAGAAAGTAAATTAGCAAATGCTGATAATAAACATCCagcaatcaaattaaaatataagtatcaaGGTCGAAACCAGAATGAAACTCCAATGAAACATGGTCAAAACTTGGCCAAATCTGTGTCATCTCAGGCAGAAATTGGGTTAACGAAAGCACAGAATCTGGATTCTGTATCtatacagaaatatatttacgaaTCTTTAGATGACAAAAATGAACATTCTTACAAAACTAAAGCAAAAAATCTGGACAgcattaataatttcaataaacacGTGAAAATAGGAAACGCTCTTAACGAACTGCCTGTGATAGGACGAAATGAGATGCAGAAAAAACGAAGTTTTGAGGGTGGGGATGCGAGAGTACCAGATATAAACAGATACAGATCAGACATAGACAAAGAGTTCGGTAACGTGCCTCCATCTATAAGTCCTAAAGTCTGCAAGAACGTAGAATTGTACGATCGAGTATTGTACATCCAACCAGATGAGAGTGTAGACTTAACTTACTTTTTGTCGCCAGTGAAATTGAAAAACCACGCAATAGAGTTCATTCAGCAAAACTACAAAATGTGTTCGTTGGACAATTCGATATTCGAGAAAGATCCTCTTCTATATTTAGACTGGAGTAGAACACCATTAAGACTGTTTGGTGGTGCGTATTTGCAGACAACTACAGATCTGTGTGGATTTTTCTAA
- the LOC128683300 gene encoding uncharacterized protein LOC128683300 isoform X2 has product MLFKLFFFCSCIAATIAINRPVYKVLLTQKGYAQFLQYDLETPPLIEFTFCTWVRLYNLANEQTFFTYIVNGNKNMVRLWVDPGGRNVQLAINGWLATTSPIEMTKDVWKHVCVSYQSDYGAWALYVDARLVTCGASQALHGFVLPPGGSVNIGYGTSDNGVPSGVEGEIFGANMILISTIERNYTMKQNPRFRQRHFLQNRIKKNRAEADNYIILNDLRENKIQNNFNSPNNPTFSGINFTTHQTTQEGSAETSNEREILDFAIPGRIRATTDSNNIQFWHLFEYGKENKLQRNKELHSAPTVDLPTVSEFETPPPPSVENTLRPRQKQKPGEKSNDTYTVKQTNQKNSQRVQSSFEVLEIETPPPPQDDNKVYGQWVSSKFAGSVFNHLRNIRFNKKELQPHPTISLPKLSDAYPYASEFQLTKLKPPVEFERRNLGVNSLYPDIFTKRRPQYNVQVLEDDIREKIIKAHSRLKAKNINVVSKGESKLTHDRFYRAAKYESSESTETIPVSKIPRPFKRPTNSRRPNEIQSSTNIKNQNFKNLLTALPFLKSIGDLIDDSEKLESNNEFKNDVYTRSLSNGNKWHNTKSYSNDYTPRHVNVDSKTQQDNLESKLANADNKHPAIKLKYKYQGRNQNETPMKHGQNLAKSVSSQAEIGLTKAQNLDSVSIQKYIYESLDDKNEHSYKTKAKNLDSINNFNKHVKIGNALNELPVIGRNEMQKKRSFEGGDARVPDINRYRSDIDKEFGNVPPSISPKVCKNVELYDRVLYIQPDESVDLTYFLSPVKLKNHAIEFIQQNYKMCSLDNSIFEKDPLLYLDWSRTPLRLFGGAYLQTTTDLCGFF; this is encoded by the exons ATGCTgttcaaattgtttttcttttgttcgTGTATCGCCGCTACGATCGCAATCAACCGCCCTGTATACAAGGTTCTCCTCACGCAGAAGGGGTATGCCCAA TTCCTACAATACGATTTGGAGACTCCGCCATTGATCGAGTTTACTTTCTGCACGTGGGTCCGTCTGTACAATCTCGCTAATGAACAGACCTTCTTCACTTACATCG tgaaCGGGAATAAGAATATGGTACGGCTGTGGGTGGACCCTGGAGGACGGAATGTGCAGCTAGCGATTAACGGCTGGCTGGCGACTACGTCTCCCATTGAGATGACGAAAGACGTGTGGAAACATGTCTGTGTGTCCTACCAGTCGGACTACGGCGCTTGGGCTCTCTATGTCGACGCCAGACTGGTCACATGTGGTGCTTCTCAGGCA CTACACGGCTTCGTACTGCCACCTGGGGGTAGCGTAAATATTGGATATGGTACTTCAGACAACG GAGTACCCAGCGGCGTGGAGGGAGAAATATTTGGCGCAAACATGATCCTAATATCAACAATAGAAAGAAATTATACAATGAAGCAGAATCCTAGATTTAGACAAAGACACTTCTtacaaaatagaataaaaaagaacagGGCTGAAGCAGACAATTACATAATACTTAACGATCTTagagaaaacaaaatacagaataattttaatagtccAAACAATCCTACATTTTCAGGTATAAACTTTACTACTCACCAAACGACTCAAGAAGGCTCAGCCGAAACATCAAATGAAAGagaaattttagattttgctATTCCTGGCCGAATAAGAGCTACAACCGACTCtaataacatacaattttggCATTTGTTTGAATATggcaaagaaaacaaattacagCGAAATAAGGAGCTTCACAGTGCACCAACTGTAGACCTTCCGACCGTGTCCGAGTTTGAAACACCTCCTCCACCCAGCGTTGAAAATACTTTACGTCCAAGGCAGAAACAAAAACCAGGAGAAAAATCAAATGATACTTATACAGTTAAACAAACTAATCAGAAAAATTCTCAAAGAGTCCAAAGTTCTTTTGAAGTTTTGGAAATTGAAACTCCTCCGCCACCTCAGGACGATAACAAAGTATACGGGCAGTGGGTGAGTTCCAAGTTTGCTGGTAGTGTGTTCAATCATCTAAGGAATATCCGgtttaacaaaaaagaattacaACCGCATCCGACTATCTCCCTACCCAAGTTATCTGATGCATATCCTTATGCATCTGAATTTCAATTAACCAAACTGAAACCACCTGTAGAATTCGAAAGACGGAATTTAGGAGTTAATTCATTATATCCCGATATATTCACTAAACGGCGACCGCAGTATAATGTACAAGTATTAGAAGACGATATAAGAGAAAAGATTATCAAGGCACATTCCAgattaaaagcaaaaaatatcaatgtcGTTAGTAAAGGTGAATCAAAACTTACCCACGACAGATTTTACAGAGCAGCTAAATACGAATCTTCCGAAAGCACTGAAACTATTCCAGTATCAAAGATACCGCGACCATTTAAAAGGCCAACAAATTCGAGAAGACCCAATGAAATTCAAAGcagtacaaatattaaaaatcagaattttaaaaatcttttgacGGCACtgccttttttaaaatctataggGGACTTAATAGATGATTCGGAAAAATTAGAATCAAACAATGAATTTAAGAATGACGTGTATACACGCAGTTTATCGAATGGGAATAAGTGGCATAATACAAAGTCCTACAGTAATGATTATACACCGCGACATGTTAATGTAGATTCCAAAACACAGCAAGACAATTTAGAAAGTAAATTAGCAAATGCTGATAATAAACATCCagcaatcaaattaaaatataagtatcaaGGTCGAAACCAGAATGAAACTCCAATGAAACATGGTCAAAACTTGGCCAAATCTGTGTCATCTCAGGCAGAAATTGGGTTAACGAAAGCACAGAATCTGGATTCTGTATCtatacagaaatatatttacgaaTCTTTAGATGACAAAAATGAACATTCTTACAAAACTAAAGCAAAAAATCTGGACAgcattaataatttcaataaacacGTGAAAATAGGAAACGCTCTTAACGAACTGCCTGTGATAGGACGAAATGAGATGCAGAAAAAACGAAGTTTTGAGGGTGGGGATGCGAGAGTACCAGATATAAACAGATACAGATCAGACATAGACAAAGAGTTCGGTAACGTGCCTCCATCTATAAGTCCTAAAGTCTGCAAGAACGTAGAATTGTACGATCGAGTATTGTACATCCAACCAGATGAGAGTGTAGACTTAACTTACTTTTTGTCGCCAGTGAAATTGAAAAACCACGCAATAGAGTTCATTCAGCAAAACTACAAAATGTGTTCGTTGGACAATTCGATATTCGAGAAAGATCCTCTTCTATATTTAGACTGGAGTAGAACACCATTAAGACTGTTTGGTGGTGCGTATTTGCAGACAACTACAGATCTGTGTGGATTTTTCTAA